The following proteins come from a genomic window of Lycium ferocissimum isolate CSIRO_LF1 chromosome 4, AGI_CSIRO_Lferr_CH_V1, whole genome shotgun sequence:
- the LOC132053701 gene encoding adenylosuccinate synthetase, chloroplastic: MGPKTLLETQDKEISRVCRIESLSQVSGVLRCQWGDEGKGKLVDILAKHFDIVTRFQKFFRHQKRKSKQEKISLFHWIFLLQINGRQIFFFYSRPFNVDLWQSGANAGHTIYNSEGKKFAFHLVPLGILNEETVCVIANGVVVHLPGLFKEIDGLESNGVCCQGRILVSDRAHLLFDFHQVIDGLREAELAKSFIGTTKRGIGPCYSSKVIRNGIRVSDLRHMDTFPQKLDLLLSDAASRFKGFNYSPDMLREEAERYKKFAERLEPFITDTVHFMNDAISQKKKILVEGGQETMLDIDFGTYPLVTSSSLSAGGICTGLGIAPRVIGDLIGVVSELTLFSLVSKNRAFGVAHFFLFFFQ, translated from the exons ATGGGACCTAAGACACTATTGGAAACCCAAGACAAAGAGATATCTAGAGTTTGTAGGATTGAATCATTGAGTCAGGTATCTGGTGTCTTGCGTTGCCAATGGGGTGATGAAGGTAAAGGAAAACTCGTTGATATCTTGGCCAAACATTTCGACATTGTTACTCGTTTCCAG AAGTTTTTTCGGCACCAAAAAAGAAAGTCAAAGCAGGAAAAGATTAGTTTGTTTCACTGGATTTTTCTTCTTCA AATAAATGGTcgacagattttttttttctactctcGGCCCTTCAATGTTGATTTATGGCAGAGTGGAGCCAATGCTGGGCACACTATTTACAATTCAGAGGGAAAGAAATTTGCTTTTCACCTTGTTCCTTTGGGTATTCTCAATGAGGAAACGGTATGTGTTATTGCTAATGGAGTTGTGGTGCATCTACCAGGATTATTTAAAGAAATTGATGGTCTTGAATCTAATGGAGTCTGTTGTCAAGGAAGGATATTGGTATCTGATCGTGCTCACTTATTATTTGATTTTCACCAAGTAATAGATGGGCTTAGAGAAGCTGAGCTGGCTAAATCCTTTATTGGCACCACCAAGAGAGGCATTGGGCCTTGCTATTCAAGCAAGGTCATTCGAAATGGCATAAGAGTAAGTGATTTAAGGCATATGGATACCTTCCCCCAGAAACTTGATCTTTTACTATCAGATGCTGCTTCAAGATTCAAAGGTTTTAATTATAGCCCTGATATGCTCAGGGAAGAGGCGGAACGCTACAAGAAATTTGCTGAGAGGTTGGAACCCTTTATTACAGATACTGTACACTTCATGAATGATGCTATATCTCAGAAAAAGAAGATTTTGGTTGAAGGTGGTCAGGAAACTATGTTGGACATAGATTTTGGAACGTACCCTTTAGTGACGTCCTCCAGTCTATCAGCTGGTGGAATCTGCACTGGTCTTGGCATTGCTCCCCGAGTGATTGGTGATCTCATCGGTGTGGTAAGTGAACTTACTCTATTTTCTCTAGTATCAAAGAACAGAGCATTTGGTGttgctcatttttttttatttttttttcagtaa